A genomic window from Ascaphus truei isolate aAscTru1 chromosome 1, aAscTru1.hap1, whole genome shotgun sequence includes:
- the LOC142499214 gene encoding alveolar macrophage chemotactic factor-like yields the protein MCTKLISAALAFCLLFITVSDSEAMSLLRTAELRCQCIKVQSAFIHPRLIQNVELIPSGPHCTNVEVIIALKSGELVCVDPKAPWVEKIIKRILESNSGQIDSTF from the exons ATGTGCACTAAATTGATCTCTGCTGCTCTAGCTTTCTGTCTGCTATTCATCACTGTATCAGATTCAGAAG CTATGTCATTGTTGAGAACCGCAGAACTAAGATGTCAGTGCATAAAGGTGCAATCGGCATTCATACATCCTCGACTCATTCAGAACGTGGAGCTCATACCCAGTGGACCACACTGCACAAATGTTGAAGTAAT CATTGCCTTGAAATCCGGAGAATTGGTGTGTGTGGATCCAAAAGCTCCATGGGTGGAAAAGATTATCAAAAGGATATTGGAAAG caACTCGGGCCAAATTGACTCAACATTTTAG